The Astyanax mexicanus isolate ESR-SI-001 chromosome 20, AstMex3_surface, whole genome shotgun sequence genome contains a region encoding:
- the exosc8 gene encoding exosome complex component RRP43 has protein sequence MAAGFKTAEPLEYHRSFLKENCRPDGRELGEFRPTTLNIGSIGTADGSAMVKIGNTTVICGIKAELAAPPSDAPDKGYIVPNVDLPPLCSSRFRPGPPGEQAQAASQFIADVIDGSKIIKKEDLCIEKSKLCWVLYCDIMCLDYDGNVLDACIITLLAALKNTQIPKVTINKETDLAEVDIEHKRHLQINKHPVSSSFAVFDDTVIIVDPTAEEESLATSVITAVVDEDDQLCAFHKPGGSSLSAEKLQDCITRSVTRHREVGKLIDKVLESTKASK, from the exons ATGGCGGCGGGGTTCAA AACTGCAGAGCCTCTGGAGTATCACAGGAGCTTCTTG AAAGAAAACTGCAGGCCAGATGGCAGAGAACTGGGAGAGTTCAGACCCACAACGTTAAATATAG GTTCGATTGGAACAGCTGATGGTTCAGCAATGGTGAAAATTGGAAACACTACAGTGATCTGTGGCATAAAAGCA GAACTAGCCGCGCCGCCCTCAGATGCTCCTGATAAAGGATATATTG TTCCGAATGTAGACCTGCCTCCACTCTGCTCGTCCAGATTTCGGCCGGGGCCACCAGGAGAGCAGGCGCAGGCCGCCAGCCAGTTCATCGCTGACGTCATTGATGG ctctaaaataataaagaagGAAGATCTTTGCATTGAGAAGTCAAAG CTGTGCTGGGTCCTGTACTGTGATATCATGTGTTTGGACTATGATGGAAATGTACTGGATGCGTGCATCATAACTTTACTGGCAGCATTAAAGAACA CCCAAATTCCTAAAGTCACAATTAACAAAGAAACAGACTTGGCTGAGGTTGATATTGAGCACAAGAGGCATCTACAGATCAATAAGCACCCTGTTTCCTCCTCATTTGCAGTATTTGACGA TACGGTGATCATAGTGGACCCGACAGCAGAGGAGGAAAGCCTGGCTACATCAGTAATAACTGCAGTGGTGGATGAAGACGATCAGCTTTGTGCTTTTCACAAACCAG gaGGCAGCTCCTTATCAGCAGAGAAGCTTCAGGACTGCATAACCCGCTCTGTGACACGGCACCGAGAGGTTGGCAAACTCATCGACAAAGTCCTCGAGAGCACAAAGGCATCAAAATAA